The sequence gctttaaaatgaacccccacaagtggtagatcagaaaagaaatgtaaaaatttgagagtccaaatatctgtccccgaggcgcattgtaACTTAAGTACAACGAGCAAAAATGCAGCAGTCAGGATAACCTAACGCACAAGAAAAATATGCCAATCTCTGCTGTTCTTACTCATCTGAATTGGTTACCAGTTCATTTGAAGATTGAGTACAACATTTGTCTGTTGACTTTCAAAGCTATTCACAACCAGACTCCTGTATGTGTCAGTGATCAAACGCAGTTGTATGTTCCAGCTTGTTCTTCCAGTGAGAAACGTCTATGAACAACCAATAAGCACGACTCTTGGATGGCGACCTGCATTTTCATAAGCTTCACCTAAATATGAAGCTCATTACCATTGGACGTCGGAGAAGCTACAGTTTTGCAAACTTTTGAAAGAAACTTGAAAAGCCACCCGTCATCATGACATACGGTGTGGCCTAACCATTAAGCGTACTGTAGTTGTGGATTTTGGCGCCATATGTAaacctagctgcaataattataGCACTGGTGGGGCTGGGCCGTGCCGCTTAGGCTTCTGTCGTGCGACAACCAGAGCATAGCGCGAGCCGAgcgacagaagcccaagccgCACGGCACAGCCCAACCAGGGTTATAACAAGTTCAGCTAATGTAAGCCTTGTTTATTGATTGCCTGATTGGTTGATTCAATGATTAAGTACGTCCCGCTGGAACATGGCacttgaattttttcaaaagcaacATTTTCATATCACTGACATCAACATCATGTATAATATCTTTGTATTCTAGTTGGATAAATGAAGATTTGTTCCTTCAACTAAATGCCATTTCAGGGTCAGTTACAAACTGTTCTCACATACTGCAGTTTAATATCTGAAATACTCATCAACGATTGAACGTACAGTATTGGATATAGTACTCGGAATATGAACTTCGTGTTAACGGCCTGATTGAAAACGTTTAATCTACATCAATGGCATTGAAAAGCAAAATCAATTATTATTCctactaaaaatatttcaacatgtttatAATTAAGTGTTGCAAATTCATTATCATCAAATACTGTTTTGTATGATTCTTTTAGGATTATACTTACATTTTAATAAGATACCTTGAGAATAGTTAATAGTCAAATATATAATGATAGTGACTTAGTTTACAGTTTGTAAATTGTGGGTCCTGCGTTTTAAAGTcaatatcaagaaatatttactgCGGATCAGCAAGGTCAAATGGTGCCCACGTGACTGGACATGACTGACGTAAGCACTGGGAAGAGGGATATGCAGGTTTTCTGAGTCAAGAATTTACTTTTTTAAGCTCAAAATTACAATAACCACCGATATGGTAAAACTAACCTGTCTCGATATCATTTGACTAAGGATAGGTCGATGCTCGTGTTAAATAATGTAAACTAGATTTTTGAATCCGTAATGTAATTGTGCACCCTGTGTCTACATCATCTGACAGATGTTACTTGCGATGGCGAAAGTTATTGAGACACAACTCACCGATTTTCAAATGAGCAGTAATTACTATTCGTTTCGTAAAACTGTAAAACTTAAATACGTGAGACGAATTATCCGCCATCGCCACGTACACAAACGTGTTTACATAACATAGCAATTAGATCTCTTTCAGAGATACCGTAATTCAATGGTAAACTTACACTACTTCATTCTCACCGGTATATCAGCAGATCATAAAAATTtcgaaaaagtgaattttagctcTTCTTACTTTAGTGCATATATGAAGACAATAAACCTCTTTGCAAATACATCGAAAGGGGACATGTAAAATTTGTATGGATATTTAATTTCGTGTCAAAATACTTCAGGGAACTTGCAGCCATGATATTTTTATCCAATTTTGTCACTAATTATTAGAAATCGAGATCTTTATTATTAAAGAATACTTGAGATTTATAAGAACCAACGATATAAACAGTGGTTTATAAGAATTTAAACAATAGCCCCCGCCGTAGGCGGTTATACACGAGAGTTTGGTACGATTCGCGGCATCTAGCACGAGCGGATAGGTGAGTGCTGTATGGAGCGaatgtaccaaaatcgagtgtatacccgactgcggtCGGGGTTTTTGCCATAACAACTTGTGTATTCTCGTCACCTTAAGAGTCAACTACAGAAAACAGACGTCAgcgagatcgaacgtcggaaatccCGGGGAATTTTGGAGACCGGGCATTTATATTCAGCgaagcagacgacaaaaagtgacagtGGAAGTACGGCAAAGTGCCAAAAGTAAAGTGAGGCATTTCTAAAACGAGGATGACAAAGTCTGCATCTATGTTTGCAAAAGAATAATTATTAAATGAaccatttattattttattcattcattcattcattcattatttatttatttatttatttatttatttatttatttatttattaccccaaaaatttcgCTGCAAGCTAAATGCCCCCTTTATTGGTTTCCTCTCTATGCTTGTTGAAAGGCCAGTTTTTATCACTGCTAaaaatattttagcatcggtggaatgagctctcgtccaatcagaatggcgcatagtagcatgatataatataatctaCCTTCTACTTTCGAAACATTCATGATGAAAATAAGTGATATATTAGGAACTTGCCTTTATCGGGAACTGTCACTATGACCTCTTGCATTTActttatttgtttgtctgtaaataaaactttatatattcatttatttatctctctatttatttgttgtTAGTTTGTATGTTTACCTGCTTGTTTTTATATATTCACTTGTACTGGTAAAATAGTTCATATATTTACGATTTATTCCTTTCTATTTTCTTACAGTCGCCAAGAGGGCTTTAATATTGATCATTTCCCTTTGAGATGCGCATTTTGAAGTCATACGCGTCTAGGTTAACACTCTAACAATGGTGCACATGTAGCCGTGGTCTCATGCAGACCACAATGGCGAGCGGTTTTGAAAATACGTTTTATCCAAAAAGCAAGCAATTAACTGTTTGACCGGTGTATGTCACATTCGTTTAAAAAATATCATGACTACCAGAATTACATGGACATTAAGTCTGCATAGATTAGCCACAGCGTACCCGTGTTGTCCATTTCATGGAGGCAGGCATGGGCGCTTTAAATTGCTGGTATATGCGCTGGCCCTTTGATCAGTCAAGCGAACGTTGTTGGCCTCATAAATGACAGTCATTATTATTTGTAACTGGTATTGAGCTTCCACGGTAACCTAGGTAAGTATATCGAACAAAGACGGCCGACGTATTGTTTTGACGTGTGTTCAGGAGCGATTTTCCCGACGatttttaaattacaaaatgtgTTGTATCGAGCGACCTGGAATACACGCCTTTATCATAAATGATATGCCTGTTTTGCCACTCCCAAATTGTTTAGAGAGTATTGATGttaaaacatgttaaaatatgttaaaatatgaatcgtattttcactgtaaccggaACAACTTACAGCGAGGCGTACGCATCGCGCTGGTATGTTCACAGCTGAGCGAACAGAATTTATGACACTCGGAAACGTCATTTATAATTAAGGTCGGAACTGTTGTTTGCTTTCAGTTTTGGGGCATTGCACTTAGCTACAAGCACGGTTTTACCAAAGACACGTAAAAGTAGAGAAAGTCTGTATTGGTTGCGACCGACACCGTTCGTCGTTCATGGTCCCGTACGGTGTTTTTACTATGTCACTGCTGAAGAGTACGGTCCTGGTTGATGGTACAACATGAAAGAACCGCTACAAGGCACGTTTCCTGTTAacgaattttaaaaatcaaggCAGTGAATTACATCGAGTACAGCCATAAAcgagccacaaaaatccgactTCACCACTTAAAATATACGACAGAGAAAGTGCATATGTCATAGTCAAATGTTTCCGATTCGTAAAGCGACTCAGACATGTCATAATCGTGTATCGTGTAAGTTTCGGATATAACATGAcgttaaactggtccaataatcattttcattcaagctaatacattaccaggtccatgggacatttgtgatttacaaatttaagtaggaccgtcctgaaccactgatagtggTGGTGCCAGGTGTCCGGTACAGAGTATGTGATATTCTAAAGAAAGTCATACTTTCGTGTAGATCGTTTTAACAAATTTAGTTCTAATTCGACAAGCCAGTAACGAagatatacgagcagacgatgtgCATACCTTCGAAATTTTACATTCTTCATGCAACGAAATGTACATCGCAAAGAACGAGTTACAAGCTCCAAGTTTTTCCCCTATCCGCTCACAAACCCTTTCTTAGATGGTTAATTCAGCATATAGGTCATCTCTAAGGACATAATAATCTTGTAGATGAACTGACTGATGCGGCTACTATATCCTCATTGCATTCATAGATGCCGTAGAGCTGCTCGCTCTGTGCGATGCGTATCCCCACTCGATCCAGCACCGTCTTCAGTGAAGGTGCGAGTTCCACTTTGACCCGATTTTTGGCGAGCCTCGTAACTTTCGTTAAGGGCTGGGGTTTTTTTAACGAAACCGAAAAAgcactcattttacacactccagcctatgtttTACTTCCACCATCGTACTGGAATTAAACGTAAACGTCCGCGTCAAATGGTGAAAACAAGTATCGACATCCTAAAGTGTATAACGTATACCCCCGTCCCATAGTTGACAAGTGATACGGTTAACATTACTGTTGAACAACAAACTGTCTGGAAGTACAACGAGGAGCAAGCAAGGTGAACTACTATCGATTTCGTCTCGAATTTCGGAAGGTTGCCAGGGAAGAAGTCATAATCAACGCGTGCAAGTACGAAAAAGGGGTTATTACATGAAGTTTGATCTGTCTATATCGTTACTGTGAAACTCGTCAAAATGCAggcacatcacgagaatacgacgcgatATCGACCGACATCGTGTAATAAACCCTATAGACACCGGGCTACAGAACGCAGGGCCCTAGGGTCATTGCCCTGCTTTTCATGACGCAGTCTTTATatcatttcccttcaaaatagaTATCATAAATGGTAAGTTAACAATGTTGTACATCGGTAGTAGAAAGGTATTGTGGATCAGTATGGTTGCGTGATattggaatacatggcgagatgAAATTAAGGCAACTTCTATGTGGTAGTACGATAGTGTGGATCTTCggaataaaatcatgaaaccaGAAACGGAAACAAAATCATAATCAAAAGCGTGCATGTATAATAATGGGGTCATTACAAGAAGTTTGGTCTATatcgcgtcgtattcgagtgatgtgtctgTATTTTGACGACTTTCTTTGAAACTAGTCAAAATGCGGGCACATCACGCGGGTCCGACGCGATATCGACAAAACTCCGAGTAATGAACCATGGACACTAGGCTACAGTACGCTGTGTCATTGCCCCCAGTGGTGTTATGTGTAGTCGCTCGCAAAAACAACGTAAACGATCAACGTACAGTCTTTATATCCTTTCCCTTCAAAACGGATTTCATGAATAGTAAGttaatatttttacaatgttATACATCGGTAGCAGAAATGAACGAAAGGCAACTTTACACTTCCGATCTATCCTTGCTGGTGATACGATAACGTGGACCGGATCAGTATAGTTGCGTGAGATGAAATTAATGCAACTTCTATTTTTGTCAGGTTTACGACATCGTTGATTCttcgaaataaattgaaattagaAATGAGTTGAGGCGCTCGAAACGATCGGCAGGGTACCAGTCTTTTGGATAAGCTGAACACCCGAACACGAGTGCCACACTGTAAGGCCGGATGAGggatgtgacctttgaccttatgaTATCTTTCCTTTATGGCGCACTTCCGACGGCCCTGATTCGCTGATCTTGGAATAACGGGGTATTATGTTAATGAGTGGCTAATTTTATTATAGCCCGGCCTGTAAAAACATTGCTTCTATGCGAATGAATGGAAACGCCACAGAATCAAAACACAACGAAGAGATACAAATTAATCACGAAGGAACAGCTCCAATAAATTCTTCAAACCAATTTTGAtttaaatgttgatatttttaattcagTTTGCAGTGACTTCCAGATTTTTATAGCATCCCTTTGACAAGTTCGTCGATCAAATCATAACAGAATTGCTGAAAAAGAGAGCAGCTTTTGCAACAATGAACACTGCTCTGGGGCACGTACAACTAGGAAAGACGATTTGATGCACTGCCGCAGAAGTATCTAtctttctaaaagttaaaaattgtcacgaatcaaaaaatatttgccTAACTCATATGCTATGAAATAAAGCAATGAAGTGTATagatggaatattttaagcaCTTATAGAAGCATGCTCACTTTCAAAATGTCTCTGTTGCGTTGAACTTCGAGTTTCCCCACGCCACACGGCAACGTGCGATGTAGTCTGAATGAAACGGCAATACGAAATGGCTGTGTAGCTGACCGGAATAAAAGAGCGTTATTTATGCAATAAATCatacccagcgatggtataccacgagattttgacaagttcacgacatatatgcacgagcgatagcgagtgcatatatgaagtgaactggtcaaaatcgagtggtataccgtctctgggtgtgatttattgctattatatcataacagtatattgaaattctggcgaggaatgtcaaaaacggatttttgctcaagctgagagctcgcgcgtatgccagccgtggtatatcaccaatataccacggttcttttcgcgtctcgaccaatcagatcgctgtatttgcgccatcaatatactggtatgatataatgaaGAATAACACCGATTCTCCCGGGAATGCTCTACTTACAAATGACACCAATGTTAGTTTGATGACAAACACCCGTTGATCACTTGCCCTAGTTTTTCATGATTTCCAGAGTTGATTTTCAATTCTATTACGTGAACAGATAACTATTTGTTGCTCTCTTCCACcatgttttaaaattattttatcacaGTTGAGATGGAAAGATAACCACACAACATAATGTCGCAAATGTTCAACTTGAAGAAATGGCGGTATTCCATAATGTACAGTGAAAGTAATAGGAGATCTGTCCTTCAATAACTATAtattttaaggtaatatgcgcctcgaaagtgaaaaattaaatatttgctcaaattttcctgaatggaactttcaacaattccctcaccaaatcaaggataaaaatcaggggtcaccgtgcaaagttttatactatagaaacaaattacccgagatttacagatatatgaaattcaaaatggccgccatcccttcgttaactctataggaacaaataacattttctatgatggaaaaactaaggcggtgaaAATTTTgtctcactccaagagctttaaaatgagcctgcacaagtctaaaataagaaaaatttgaaaaaaattgagagtccgaaaatCTATCCTCGAGGCACAATTCTACCTTAATCAAAAGATTGAGCTGAATTTTCTATGATATGGAAACTCGGGACCTGAAAACATTAAGTAAAATGCTTGGTCACAATTTACTTCCATAAATGGGCAACgacatgtatttttgtaaattttcaatggAGAGTTCTGGTCGATCACTCTGCTTTCAAAATATATAGTTCACTGTTATTTTTTGGTGTTGTATTTAATTAGAGTTGTATGCATGCTCAGGGAAGAGGCAGTTTGTGTAGTAACACATcacctgtgactttgatattcaTTTTCTTCATCGTCGATTTCAACAGAAAAATACTGGCCTAAgtgcatttatttcaaaagcttTGATGGCCAGACTACAATAAAATCAAGTATACAAATGATAGCACCTACTTTGCGAATGAAACACAACTTTTGTTATTAGATATACATTACAGCCGTGACATTTAAAGCTGCGAAAGTGGCAAATCAATTGATTGTCATTCATTCATCGTGGGACGTACACAACAGTGGTGCTAGCCAGTTTGATACTGTAACAAGTTTATACATGCACCCGGCCACAGATAGTGCAATGTAGAGCCGTTTTATTCCAATCGTAATTGTACTGAATCAGGCAGGACAAATGGTATacattcaaatttgaacacaggGAACAAATTTCATGCATGAATTGTCTCGGATTAATGCGATATAACTACCTGTAATTCAGAAATTACGTATGGAGAATGCCATGAATATAATTGATGTAGTTTTGAGATAacagaataaatattttgttccTCTCCATGGATCTATTGTAGCTCCCTCACACTGACCAACATTTTTAAGGGTTCCTAAATTCCTCCCATCCCTTTCTCCGTATAGTGTATATACCCAGCCTACGGGGGCTTCTAGTTCGTATACGTAAGGGCTTACATGTGTGCGAATTCATCGCACACAATACCACAGGCcgcccaatcactattaataagcttattattgagtttttctcagttttctctatcagttcttctccttttcttcatgctctgactgatcatagtaaataaaaataaatgactttatagcctaacctagcctcctgattctttgtttattttacaccccattacatgaacgtttatctctcatatacacacatcttgtaattaatagtCAACaggactaattatgctaatccgtggaatATATTGCTTTTACACACCAACCACAATTTTTCAAGGGTTCCTAAATTCCTCCCATTCCGCCTCTGCATAGCGTATATACCTAGCCTATGGGGGCTTCTAGTTCGTATACATATTATGAATTGATTccacacaatattttttttagtaTTGCTGCCGTATTTACATCATAAAGATCTATTTGCACAAAGTCCTATGTATACTGCATGTATGACGTCGTCAAATTCACACTGTATGCGTTATGTCATGCATTTTGTTTACTCATATGAGACCAGCCGTGTGAACTTGAACAAGAATGGACAGTTCTCTTACCTGTCAGTCAGTTTCCAAAGCTTGTTTCAGGTGACGAGAGAGCGACAACCACGAACTCCATCACCTTCATCCTTCGAGGGGCGGCGCACTAGTTGCACAATACTGGGGACTTTTTACTttcacaaagagctttaaaatgagcccccagcccccccccccaaggagTAGATCAGacaagaattgtagaaatttgcgagtcagaatatctgtccccgaggcacattctaccgtaAGTCCCTCGCTGATTTCCCTTTGTGTGGGAAACTCCTAACTTCGACATGAAGTGCCATTGCATATTGTGTGTTTGTGATATGCGGGATGTGGATCAGCGAATAAGTATATCAAGATGGAAAACAGCGGTATTATGCTCTCAAGAGTAACCACGATGATGCTCAGAACATATGAAATTAAAAGTTTTAACGCTTTGAGTGCTATACTTTTTCCGccaaaatttttctttcaattttatgaatttttcggCAGTTTTTTTTTATACTTGTTGACTTTTTATCGGCTAATgtctttgatcaaaatttttgatcaaaattgtctGTTCTATGTTTGATATAGGTGACGAAATGACTTTGGCAGTCAAAGGAATGAGGCGGCTTTACGAGAGAGATATTTATTTCTATCACCCTTTTCTTTGCAGCATTTAAACAACAGAGTCTACCATTTAAGTGTCATCGAGAGTGCTCTAGAGTGTTTGTGGGTGATTTAGGGCATGTAAATCCAagatattcaaatttattttttatctagCTTGTCATTAGTTCTTTCTTCCCTCCTTACACAAGCTGCAGTTTTCTAGTCTGCAGACGATACACCTTGCACACGTTGCTATCTGTTTTTGGGCTAGGTTAAAACAAGCAGACAGCAATAAGAGGCCTATTGTTATAAAAACACTGGTCAATAAAGGTCTCATGTACTGGCACCTCTGAAAAAACGTGTTGTTAATTGTCAATTCAAGGTCTCCGTAACCGATTGTCGTAAAGGTAATGACACAAAAGTAGATGGAATCAACCACTCCCCAGCCAGGTTCAGAATAATAAATACCGATAGAGGTCGCTGCAATGTAGATGATGAGTATAAAAGGCAGTACCCAATATGGCAATGAGCTTAATGGTAGATTCTCATGCTGTGCTGTGTGCTCAACAGACGTTTCATGGGGCGGCTTATGGTTGACATCGTCAAAGGCGGCCATAGTTTGCTCATAAGAAAGTCCTTCCGGTTTGACCAGAGCCTCGTTCTCATTCTTGTTTTCGTCCATTTTCAGGTAACCTTGAGTAACAGCTGAAACGTCGAACTGATCGGTGTCATCTGCTGACGCTGTCAAAGGGGTCACGTTCTCGTCCACATTGGAATCAAGCTGACCCTCATTTCGGTCATTTTGTGTCTGTAGAGTAATTTTGTTACGGACATTTCTAAGAAATGTCCAGTCTATAGAACTTCCGTTGGCTCCTTCAGCCAAGTCACCAGTCTCCGCGATGTCATGTCCAGACAGTGTTGTCCTTCTCTCTTTTGTCGCCCATTGTTTACACTGACTAACTGCTTTCACAAACAGCGATCCATAGTAAGAGAGGAAAAGTAGGAATAGTGGGATGCCAAATATGGAATAAAAGATGCAAAAAAGTCTTCCTTTGGTTGTCACAGGAGTTACGTTACCATATCCTGaaagaaatacaaatgcaaCCTGAAATTGCCATAATTAGATTGATCTGGTTCCCTGCCATTTTCTAACGAAAAGGGTCAGCTATGCACCATTCTATCCACGGCTGTGATTGGACGACACTATTGAACATGTTGATTGGCTAATAAAGTTTCATGAGTGTAGTCTGCCCCCGTGTCTGCTGCATTGTCATTatgttgtttgaaaaaaatctcgatttttctcatttctgaCAAAGTAAGCACTTTCAGAAGTCAATTACCGACTCACTTCACCTCATACGTTTTCATACTGAAACAGATTGTTATTTTGAAGACTTGTGTTGATGGTCACTGCCTTGCCATGTTCCTGAGTGACTGCCAAGGGCCTGGCGCAGTCATTTCGAACATTCCAGCCTGACATCACGCGCTATGGTGGCGTATACCTGAACCTTTTCGCTAGCACAGTAGAAAGgaggcagggaaccagactatagATTATATCACGTCAACAATGAATCATGGGTATTCAACAGATGTCTCAAACTTTGTATATAGTAAAATgtgtctctctatctatctatctatctatctatctatctatctatctatctatctatctatctatctatctatctatctatctatctatctatccatctatctatctatctatctgtccgtCTATTTATGCATAAAAATTCTCTACAGTTCTTCCTTAGATATTGGTACTTGTAATTTGTGTGAAGGTTTCGGTTTCGGTATCATTCTCGTCCAAAACAAAATTGGCGAAAAATTCACAATCAAATTACGTTTATAGATGTAAATGACATTAAACCTATTATCTCTGATTTTCAGAAGACGAGAAAAACACATTTAATATTTGATGGATGGTGCAAGAAAAAAATgattatttatttgtactgtttaatttattttttgtggtaTATTTCCGGgacacaaaatttatttttctttgtttcaatactaccaggcgccaaatgtaaaatattattttacacattagaagaacatattcatacgaaaagggtgtatttgcatgcatttatcaataaaaataaactactatagcataagtataaataaatcaatacagacataagtaaatacatatatgagtgaaaaaacatacatatatgtgaaccaattcacacaagacatgaagacagacacatacatacatacgtgcatacgtacgtgcatacatac comes from Ptychodera flava strain L36383 chromosome 8, AS_Pfla_20210202, whole genome shotgun sequence and encodes:
- the LOC139138681 gene encoding potassium channel subfamily K member 18-like, producing MPGRGDGHDGDESSNESCPGCSTNTVYGSVLLAVIVVLYLLLGAVIFKGLEEDHAASAHEKLKKEKGDILAGLMRDLNITSHKSHLAIVRSYLRRYERSLLKASCRGSQGLSDDWSYGRAFMFSLTTISTIGYGNVTPVTTKGRLFCIFYSIFGIPLFLLFLSYYGSLFVKAVSQCKQWATKERRTTLSGHDIAETGDLAEGANGSSIDWTFLRNVRNKITLQTQNDRNEGQLDSNVDENVTPLTASADDTDQFDVSAVTQGYLKMDENKNENEALVKPEGLSYEQTMAAFDDVNHKPPHETSVEHTAQHENLPLSSLPYWVLPFILIIYIAATSIGIYYSEPGWGVVDSIYFCVITFTTIGYGDLELTINNTFFQRCQYMRPLLTSVFITIGLLLLSACFNLAQKQIATCARCIVCRLENCSLCKEGRKN